From the genome of Candidatus Caldatribacterium sp.:
TGGTGACGCATCCTCACCCTCGGAAGGTCTTCATTGTTGGAGGGGGAGATGGGGGAGCAGCTCGGGAGGTCTTGAAGCACCCGGTAGAAGAGGTTGTGCTTGTGGATATCGACGAGGGCGTCATTGAAGTTTGCCAGAAGTACTTTCCCCAGCTTGGGAAATGGGATGACCCTCGACTTCGAATCCATATCGGGGATGCAGCAGAGTACATTGCGGAGACAAAAGAGACCTTTGATGTTATCATTATGGATTCCACGGATCCTGTCCCCAGGGGAGTAGCAGAACCCCTTTTTTCCCCCGAGTTCTACAAGAAAGCCTATGAGCGTCTTTCTCCTGAAGGAGTTCTGGTTTCCCAAATGGAGCCGCCTTTCTTCGAAGCCGAACGAGTGAAAAAGCTCTGGAGACACCTTGGTGTCTTTCCGATTCTCCGTCTCTACTGGGGACTTGTGCCGACGTACCCTGGGGGTGTGTGGAGCTACGTTATCGCTTCCAAAAAGTACGATCCAACACAGAGCAAACGAGACTTACCCTTTCCGACCCGCTACTATTCCGCCCGGGTTCACCAGGCAGCTTTTGTGCTTCCCGTTTTTCTTGAAGAGATGTTCAGGTAGGGGGAAGGTTACATCCTCCCCCATTCTCGTTCGACATCCGTGAGGAATTTCTTCCCCACACGGGCAAGAAGCGACCGGCGGTGGAAGAAGAGTCCTTCGTAGTGGGCAAGAGTTGCATAGGTTTCGTACTCAAGGGATGGATCGGAAGGAAGAGGGAAAATAAAGGAAGATGTAGTGCAGAAATCCCTAACCGAGAGGGGAGAAGAGAAGGCGGCACTTCCTCCGGTGGGAAGGACGTGGTTGGGTCCGTACCCGTAGTCCCCTAAGGCAACCGGGGCATGAGATCCAAGGAAGAACGCTCCACCTCTGCGGAGGCGGGGAAGAAGGGCAAGAGGGTTTTCCACCATGACCTCTACGTGTTCTGGGGCGAGGAAATTCACAAGGTCTATTGCCGTCTCGAGGCTTTCGACCTGGTAGAGGAAAATCGGCGCGATTCCCTCAAGGGGGAAAGGGGCGTTGGCCATTTCCCTCTCGAGGTGCTTTTTGACCTCAAGAAGAAGGGCTTCGCTGGGAGATGCAAGGACACTGAGTGCAAGGGAATCGTGTTCTGCTTGAGCCAGGAGGTCAAGGGCAACCCACTCCGGGGGAGCATGTCGGTCGGCAATGATGACGACTTCTGAAGGACCGGCTAACATGTCTACGCCCACGATGCCTTGGAGGATTCTTTTTGCCGCGGTGACGTAAATGTTTCCTGGGCCTACGATTTTTTCCACGGGAGGGATGGTTTCAGTTCCAAAGCACGCCGCTGCAATAGCTTGAACTCCCCCTACCCGGTACACTTCCTGGACCCCTAAGAAGAAAGCGGTAGCCAAGGTTTCCTTAGGAACGTTTCCGTTCTCTGCAGGAGGGGTAAAGAGCACGATTTCCTCCACTCCTGCGATTTGAGCCAGGATGACCGTCATGAGGCACGAGGAGGGGTAGGCGAATCTTCCTCCGGGAATGTAGCAACCCACCCTCCGAATAGGGCGGACAACCTCTCCAAGGAGAGATGGGGAACGCTCAATAAAGAAAGGCAAAGGTTTTTGGGGCTCGTGGAAAGCTCGTATGTTCCGAGCGGCAACCGTTACGGCTTTTTTGAAGTCTTCTGAGACGCCCTTCCAGGCTTCCTCGAGATCCCTTTGGGTAACTCGAAATTCGGTGATCTCGCATCCATCAAACCTTTTCGTGTACTCCCGCAAGGCCTTGTCTTTTTTCTCTTTGACGTCTTCAATGATTTTTCGGACGTCCTTCTCGACCCTTTGCAGAGCTTCATAAAGGACATGGCGACCTATCCTGAGGTCCTCCTTAACTTCCTGAGGTTCTCTGAGTGGCTTCAGGACGATCTTCATAGGGAATCACTTCCTTTAGAGTTCTTGTGAATTCCTCGATTTCCATGGTTTTTGTTTTCATGCTCACATGGTTCGCAACAAGGCGAGTGGAAATGGGGACAATCTCTTCAAGAATGTGGAGACGGTTCTCTCGCAGGGTTTTTCCTGTGGATACGAGGTCAACAATGCCGTCGGCAATACCTATAGCTGGGGCAAGTTCAATCGACCCATAGAGAACGACAAGGTCAGCGTGCATCCCTTGCCCTTGGATGTACTGGCGGGTGAAGTGGGGGTATTTGGTGGCGATACGAAGGTGTTCTCTTTTCAGGAGATCCTCTTTCGTTACGCTTTCGGGTCCGGCAAGAACCATAATGCATTTTCCGATGTGCAGGTCCAAAAGCTCGTAGACTTCGTTCCCTCGCTCAAGGAGTATGTCCTTGCCGACGAAACCAAGATCTGCAGCACCATGCTCAACATAGGTAGCCACGTCTTTTGGGTGTGAGAGGATAATACGCCAGGGGAGCGAAGGGTCCTCGATGACGAGCTGTCGAGGGGGAAGGGCAAGAGGTGCAGGAAGGAGACGAGAAAGGAGTTCTAAAACCTCATCCTTCAATCTTCCAGTGGGAATGGTGAGAGTGAGTTTCTTCACAGCTTTTCCTCCTCAAGGAGGCGTTCAAGTGCTTCTTCTTCAAGACTCTCGAAGGAGAAGGAACCCTGCGTGGTCACGAGGGTGATTTTCCCACTTGGGATTTCCTCCATGACGAGAGGAACCCCCTTTTTTCGCATTCTTTCGGCAAACTGGAAAACCTTTCTTCGGAGGGAGGAGGGGTAAAGGAGAGAAGGGGGACACCAATCTCCTTGCCAGGAGGACTCCTTCTGGAGGACTTCAAGGATTCGCTCAAGAAAGAGCGCGAAACCACAAGCAGGAAAATCTTTCCCAAAGGCCTGGAGAAGCTCATCATACCTTCCTCCGGCAAGGAGGGGATATCCCACTTGAGGGGAAAACCCTTCAAATATAACGCCGGTGTAATAGTCAAAGTCCCGCACGAGTCCAATGTTAATGGAAAGATACGCGGAGAGGCCGAAATCTTCAAGGATCTCCCAGGCGCCACGAAGCTCTTGTACCGCCCTCTGCCATCCGAAGTTTTCAGGAAAAAGGGAAGAAAGGCTTTCAAGGAGCTCCCTTTTCCCACGGAGGAAGGGAAGGCGGAGAAGAAACCTTAAAAGGTCTGGATCCGCATCTTTGCAGAGCCTCTGCAGGGCGACAAAGTCTCTTTTCTTCATAGCGATTTTGGCTTCTTCCTTTCGGGAAGAAGGGAGAGGAAAATGCTCAAGGATTCCTCGAAAGATCCCCGCATGACTCAGGTCGATTTCAAAATCCCGTATCCCCGTCTCTTTAAGGGCGAGGATGGCGAGAGCAATAACCTCGGCATCCTTTGAGGGGCTGGTTCCGCCGACACACTCAAGCCCTATCTGGGTAAGCTCGCTTTCTGTGCGGAAAGGAGAAGAAGGGTAGCGAAAGACCTTGCCGCTGTAGTATACCCGAAAGGGAGGAGCGCTATTGCTCCGAGAGAGCATGCGGGCGCAAGAGGTGGTGAACTCAGGTCTCAGGCAAACGAGTTTTCCGTCCCGATTCAGGAACTTATAGGTGCGTTCTTTCATTTCTTCATTCATCGTTTTCTCAAAAGTGGCGTAGTACTCAAGCACTGGTGGTTCGACCTCGACGTAGCCCCATTTTTCGAAGAGTTCCCGAAGGCGCATTTCTATGCTTCTGCGGATTTTTGCTTCCCAGGGGTATACGTCTTTCGTTCCCAAAACCAGTTCCAATTTCTCTACTCCTTCCCTATAATGTTGAAAAAAGTATAGAAGTATTTGCAGCGCTTTGCAAGAACTTGGAGGAACCCTATGGGAAGCGTAAAAGACCTTGTCGTTCTCTCGTCACCTCGTGAGGAGGAGCCTGGTCGAGGCAAGTTCGTTTTTTCTGACCGGTACTCTGTTTTCGACTGGGGGGAGATGCCTGATACCATCCCGTACAAGGGGATGTCCCTCTGCCTCATTGGTGCCTATTTTTTTGAGAAGCTTGAGAAAGCCGGTATTCGTACCCACTACCTTGGTCTTGAGGAGGAAGGAGAGGTTAAGAGGCTTTCAGAGCTTCGGGAACCGGCAAACACCATGCATATTCAGCTTTTTCGCGTCATTCTTCCCTCCCGTACGGAAACAGGATACGACTATGGACTGTACCGATATCTGCGGGGGAATTTCCTCATCCCCTTTGAGTTCATTTACCGCAACACTCTTCCCGAGGGATCGAGCTTGAGAAAGCGTGTTGCCGAAGGAAAGGTAACCTTAGAAGCCCTTGGGCTTACTGAACTACCTCCTCCGGGGACATTTCTCCCTGAGCCGATTCTTGAGGTTTCTACAAAGCTTGAAGAGCGGGATAGATACGTGAACTGGTCCTTGATTGAGGAGTTGGGCATTCTCAGTGCTGAAGAAGTGAAAAGAGCCCAGGAGATGCTCCTATTTGTGGACCGTTTCATCACCCGGGAAATGCGCCGTATAGGCATAGAGAATGAAGATGGGAAAATCGAACTCGCTCTCGATGGAAAACGCAATCTCCTCCTTGTGGATGTGGTGGGGACTCCTGATGAGTGCCGTTTTACCTTTCAGGGTATGCCCATGAGTAAGGAAATCCTTCGCTCTTTCTACCGTAAGACGAAGTGGTACGAGGAAGTTCAGAGGGCAAAGGAAGACCATCCTTTCGACTGGAAGGCTTACGTTGCGAGTACACCTCCTTCGCTCCCACAAGACCTCATCCAGCTTGTGAGCTGGCTGTACCAGCGCATAGCCATGGATTTGACGCAGCGGGAATGGTTTCCCGGTGTTCCCTCCCTCGAGGAAATTGTTGATAAATTCCGCCAGCTTGTTTAAAATAAAACATGCCCGGTGCGCCCGTAGCTCAAAGGATAGAGCAGCGGTCTCCTAAACCGCAGGTTGAGGGTTCGAGTCCCGCCGGGCGCACCAAGGTCCTTGCATTGCTCTCATTGCTCTCCTCTTGGTCTACGAAAGTGGTATAATACTTCCACTCTTGGGGAACTGTGGGATGTTTCTTCGTGAAAGTAGGACTCGGTGTCAGTACTGCCCCTTGTGAGGAGAAAGCGGTTCAGGAGGCTTTGCTTGCTGCTCTTCGGGAAAGCGGCAAGCCATCCTTTGCCTTTCTCTTTGCCACCCCTCAGTACAATCCCAATGTCCTGGTAGAAGTACTCAGAAAAGCTCTTCCCTCTGCGAGAATTCTTGGGTGTTCTGCTTCGGGTGTCATTGCAGGAGAGAAAGTCCTTTTCCAGGGAATTGTGGTTTGCACGCTCTCTGGGGAGGATTTCGAGGCCCGGACATTTGTTCCCCAGGGGGATGCAAGTGAC
Proteins encoded in this window:
- the speE gene encoding polyamine aminopropyltransferase; its protein translation is MELWYVQNYIENYQMALKVKETLFVGRTKFQEIAVIDTYLYGRVLLLDGIVQTTEKDEFMYHEMLVHPAMVTHPHPRKVFIVGGGDGGAAREVLKHPVEEVVLVDIDEGVIEVCQKYFPQLGKWDDPRLRIHIGDAAEYIAETKETFDVIIMDSTDPVPRGVAEPLFSPEFYKKAYERLSPEGVLVSQMEPPFFEAERVKKLWRHLGVFPILRLYWGLVPTYPGGVWSYVIASKKYDPTQSKRDLPFPTRYYSARVHQAAFVLPVFLEEMFR
- the hisD gene encoding histidinol dehydrogenase, which encodes MKIVLKPLREPQEVKEDLRIGRHVLYEALQRVEKDVRKIIEDVKEKKDKALREYTKRFDGCEITEFRVTQRDLEEAWKGVSEDFKKAVTVAARNIRAFHEPQKPLPFFIERSPSLLGEVVRPIRRVGCYIPGGRFAYPSSCLMTVILAQIAGVEEIVLFTPPAENGNVPKETLATAFFLGVQEVYRVGGVQAIAAACFGTETIPPVEKIVGPGNIYVTAAKRILQGIVGVDMLAGPSEVVIIADRHAPPEWVALDLLAQAEHDSLALSVLASPSEALLLEVKKHLEREMANAPFPLEGIAPIFLYQVESLETAIDLVNFLAPEHVEVMVENPLALLPRLRRGGAFFLGSHAPVALGDYGYGPNHVLPTGGSAAFSSPLSVRDFCTTSSFIFPLPSDPSLEYETYATLAHYEGLFFHRRSLLARVGKKFLTDVEREWGRM
- a CDS encoding ATP phosphoribosyltransferase codes for the protein MKKLTLTIPTGRLKDEVLELLSRLLPAPLALPPRQLVIEDPSLPWRIILSHPKDVATYVEHGAADLGFVGKDILLERGNEVYELLDLHIGKCIMVLAGPESVTKEDLLKREHLRIATKYPHFTRQYIQGQGMHADLVVLYGSIELAPAIGIADGIVDLVSTGKTLRENRLHILEEIVPISTRLVANHVSMKTKTMEIEEFTRTLKEVIPYEDRPEATQRTSGS
- the hisZ gene encoding ATP phosphoribosyltransferase regulatory subunit, whose protein sequence is MELVLGTKDVYPWEAKIRRSIEMRLRELFEKWGYVEVEPPVLEYYATFEKTMNEEMKERTYKFLNRDGKLVCLRPEFTTSCARMLSRSNSAPPFRVYYSGKVFRYPSSPFRTESELTQIGLECVGGTSPSKDAEVIALAILALKETGIRDFEIDLSHAGIFRGILEHFPLPSSRKEEAKIAMKKRDFVALQRLCKDADPDLLRFLLRLPFLRGKRELLESLSSLFPENFGWQRAVQELRGAWEILEDFGLSAYLSINIGLVRDFDYYTGVIFEGFSPQVGYPLLAGGRYDELLQAFGKDFPACGFALFLERILEVLQKESSWQGDWCPPSLLYPSSLRRKVFQFAERMRKKGVPLVMEEIPSGKITLVTTQGSFSFESLEEEALERLLEEEKL
- the purC gene encoding phosphoribosylaminoimidazolesuccinocarboxamide synthase, with protein sequence MGSVKDLVVLSSPREEEPGRGKFVFSDRYSVFDWGEMPDTIPYKGMSLCLIGAYFFEKLEKAGIRTHYLGLEEEGEVKRLSELREPANTMHIQLFRVILPSRTETGYDYGLYRYLRGNFLIPFEFIYRNTLPEGSSLRKRVAEGKVTLEALGLTELPPPGTFLPEPILEVSTKLEERDRYVNWSLIEELGILSAEEVKRAQEMLLFVDRFITREMRRIGIENEDGKIELALDGKRNLLLVDVVGTPDECRFTFQGMPMSKEILRSFYRKTKWYEEVQRAKEDHPFDWKAYVASTPPSLPQDLIQLVSWLYQRIAMDLTQREWFPGVPSLEEIVDKFRQLV